The nucleotide sequence GGGGGATTAAAGTGCATTCGAGCTGTTGCGTAGTAAATGGTGAATCAAATTTGGAATCAGAACTCAATGCTATAGCCTTTTGCTATAGCGTGTTACCACTACAACTGTTTTAGTTTATTAATCAATGCTATTAAATTGAGTTACCTACAATTACCTTTTAAGTGACCTGACTGTGTAAGATACTGTCAGTGCACATAAGTTAAATCCTAAACAAATCTCACGTTTGAGATCACTTATTGAGCCACTAACATTACCTTATGTATAGAACAATCATTTTCTACAGCAGTCATTTCAAATTCTTGCTGAAATCCAAGGACTTAAAAAAGTCATCTTTTGCTGGTTGTTTCAATACTCATCCTAAGAGCCAAATCATGACCAACGGATATAAACTTACCTGATGCAGGGGACAACATTTTCGGATATGATGCAACGGACGCTGCAAAATCCATGGATACTGCCTTTGCTCCTGCAATTTCTTCAAACATACCATGGGCTGCTATACTAGGAAATCATGACCAAGAATCTACACTTTCGAGGGAAGGCGTAATGAAACATATTGTTGGCATGAAAAATACCTTATCTCAGCTGAATCCTCGTGAATTTCCAGATATTGATGGTTTTGGAAATTATAACCTGGAAGTCCATGGGACTGAGGGTTCCGAGCTGGCTAATAAATCCGTTCTCAATCTATATTTCCTTGACAGTGGAGACTACTCTACTGTCCCATCCAGGATCCCTGGTTATGGTTGGATTAAACCTTCTCAACAGCTTTGGTTTCAACGCACATCTAAGAAGCTTAAGGTACCAGAACTTGTGCTGCCAAAATGTCTGAAGCCTTTAGTTCTGTGCTGTTATAGTGATCACTATTAGGCACTGTAGCTCGGACTTGTGAGCAGCAAAACTAATTCAACTAACCTTTCAAATGCAGAAAACTTACATGTACAATTCAAGTGCTAAGAAGGCTCCTGCTCCAGGCCTTGCCTACTTTCATATTCCGCTGCCTGAATATGCAAGCTTTGACTCATCAAACTTCACAGGGGTTAGACAAGAAGGCATAAGCTCTGCTTCAATAAATTCAGGCTTCTTCACCACTATGGTGGAAGCTGGTGATGTAAAGGCCGTATTCACTGGCCATGATCACATAAATGATTTTTGTGGAAAGTTGATGGACATAAATCTTTGCTATGCTGGAGGCTTTGGATATCATGCGTATGGGAAGGACGGATGGTCGAGGAGGGCAAGGATGGTAGCAGTATCTTTGGAGAAAACAGGGAAAGGAGGATGGGGAGCTGTCAAATCTATTAAAACATGGAAGCGACTTGATGATGAACATCTTACTATCATCGATAGTCAGGTGCTTTGGAGCAAGAGCTCTGCTGGTAAGGTTCTGAGAGGGTAATTTCTTATCTCAGGATTTGGGCTGTCCCAAGTTATTATAATTTCCAATGGTACTTTTCAGTTAATTTAGTTGGATTAATACATGTGAAATTGTTTGGTGTTGGTGTTCAGTGAGAGTGTGCTGATTATCTATTGCTCTTTCATCAACTACATACCAACTTCACAATGAGCTTTAGATTTTTTAGCATGTTGCATGGAGCAGTGAAGAAATTGAGTTCAATAGACATCGAATATGCTCCTATAACCATCTGTACATCACTATTAAGACTGGCTGTGTATAATGAAATGTTAGCTAGCTAGGCTAGCCCGCAATGGCTTTCTCTGATAGGGGCTTGCTTTTTTAAGCTCTGCCAACAATGAAAGTAACTAAGTATCTGCGTATGCTCGTATCTGTACTTCATTTTCCGAACTGATACATAGAGATGTTACCACTGTGAATGGTGTATCTGCATCAGCATGAATGGTGTATTCAATTTTCCTTGGAAAAGCTTCTTGTTTTAGAATGAGTTGCTCTTATGGTGCCTATTATCTACCTTATCTATCTAAAATACATAGAAATCCTTATTGGATTTTAACGTTTTTCAAAATGAGTTCAAAATATAGAAACTGTTAGATACATTGACATTAACCCAAAAGTTGAGTACACTATTGGAGAATACCGAGGCCCCTAATTTGCAAACATGAGTTGTTTATATACCAGAAAATTATAAGCAAGCCCAGCTTTAGTTCCTCAAAATCAAGTGGTCAAACTTTTCCATTCTTTCATCATGAGGACTGTTAAGCTTCTAGGTTGTGTATGAGCCGAAGTATCTATACATCTTAATACGTTTAGGGGTTGTTTAGTTTGCGAACTTGTTATGCAGGGTTTATAATGCAGAAATTGCTTATGCGGTGGATAATAATGTAGCGATTGTTACCAGGTGAAGAATAATATAGGGATTGCTATGTGGAGCAAGGCTTTTTGGACTTTAGTTACCCTTTTGCATGTATTGCTAATACACGTATTGTTATTCCACATCTAGCACacagaaaaatatatatagaatTCCGCATAACTTATGTGTGTATTAACTATGGCGGATTTCAATAACGCCAATGAAATGCTGCATTAAGTTATGCGGCGCTTATTTTTCTTGTATGACCAAATTTTTATGTTGTGTTGGATAGTGGAAAAGATATGTCAAGTGTGAAGAGATTTCAAATCACAGAGCTCTGTTATAGTGTATAATCATCTCAAAAAGTATTAAATTTCTTCTTCATGTATTCTTCTCTTGTTTCCCTTCCCTTCATGTTTCAGTGTTTCTAATATCTCTGGCTCCCCTAGCACTAGTTACTACCTTAGTCAGGtaatcttgcatgcatgtgatctCACGAAACCGTTCTCTTTTTCTATTGTGTTTGGTTTTTCTTTGAACAGGTACTCGTAGAAAAAAGCCTATTGGCCACCAGTAAGAAGAGTCTTACTACTGAAGCATGAGCAAAAATTGTTAGCAGAGGCTTCTTCAATTCATATCTATTGGAAAGGTTGTACCTGTTGTCAGGGTTATTTACTCAGGTCAAAAGTTCTTTAATGTGTAATGCTTAAAGGTAATGTAGGAGCAATATATGCAGGTCACATTCAGAGAAGAAAAATAGGGACCAAATGATGTATTGAAGAAAGATTAATATAGTTTGCATTTCAAAGAGATGTACTAAAAGACATGAACTATTTTGTAGGACTTATGTCTCAATATAAAGACGTTATGCATTTCCATTGATACGATTATTCTATTTAAGAAATATGGTACCTGAGGGTTGTCAAATATGTAATTCTCAGTTTTTTGGTAAGCAAATCTCAGTTACTACTTCCTTTGTTGGTTGGGATTTAGCTTCCCATTTGTTATTTCCCAAAGAAGAGGAAATAATAGTAAGTATGAAAGGGGAGACTAGGAAAATGAAGTTAGTTTAACAGTACATATTTGTTTCAAAATTCTCTTAATATTATGGTACATTTCATTTCATGAACCTCTACCAAAATATACTATATAATGCTTGTTCAGAATTACATCATTAACTTTAAACTGACTCAAAAAGTATCACTAAGATAACTTTTCTTCACAAGGAATAAACCTTCATATCAGCACCCTTAAAATTAACCATCGTAGTGTTCAAGGTCGCATACAACTTTCGTGATGGTGAAAACCGAGACTAAAACCTAATTAACAAATTACTGTAGGAAATAGTCCATAAAAGCGCCCCCCCCCCCTTTCCccaaagaaaatactaaattaaaagagcAAAATTTTCATTGTGAACTTCATCCTCAGAGAGTTGATATTCTTCTTTTGCATAGTTCGCATCCAAAAACCTTGAAATTTCAACAAAAAGATCCCACCATGTCATAAGAAAAATCTCCGTCGACTTGTATCCATTTCCGGCTGAAATAGAACAAGCTGGATTAGAGAATTTATTGCTAACGATAAACTATAAGAATTCATTACAGGTACTGAAAAGCAGAAGGTCCAGTTAAAAAAGTTTATATAAACTGCACATGATTTCTTCGACATGGATTACCTTGTGAACCCATTCATATTCCCCACCCTGAGTATCAAAAGTACCATGCTGGAGACTGATTAACTTGAGGGTAAATCGAGGACCACATTCCTGTAAATCGTAAATCGCCAAATCAATGTCAGGCTATATATCCATTGCTGGAAGAAGGTATGGAAGAAAATAAAAGCAGGTGAAAACATAAGGAACACAATCAAAACTATATTCATTCATCCAAAATGTTCCCTCTCGCAGATAGAAGGACAAAACAAAGACCAAATAAGAGATGATATCAGTTCACACCCTCCCCTCAGGcccaaaggaaaggaaaagataagatTAGAACTTGGGACTCCATTTGTAGCTAATCGCCAAGC is from Nicotiana tabacum cultivar K326 chromosome 18, ASM71507v2, whole genome shotgun sequence and encodes:
- the LOC107780917 gene encoding putative inactive purple acid phosphatase 29 isoform X2, with amino-acid sequence MEKNFVKLFLVLIFLSSLQLLQASGEKNPQQKLRFDSKNGEFRILQVADMHYGNGKSTPCEDVLPQQMSSCSDLNTTAFILRMIHAEKPHLIVFTGDNIFGYDATDAAKSMDTAFAPAISSNIPWAAILGNHDQESTLSREGVMKHIVGMKNTLSQLNPREFPDIDGFGNYNLEVHGTEGSELANKSVLNLYFLDSGDYSTVPSRIPGYGWIKPSQQLWFQRTSKKLKKTYMYNSSAKKAPAPGLAYFHIPLPEYASFDSSNFTGVRQEGISSASINSGFFTTMVEAGDVKAVFTGHDHINDFCGKLMDINLCYAGGFGYHAYGKDGWSRRARMVAVSLEKTGKGGWGAVKSIKTWKRLDDEHLTIIDSQVLWSKSSAGKVLRGYS
- the LOC107780917 gene encoding putative inactive purple acid phosphatase 29 isoform X1, with product MEKNFVKLFLVLIFLSSLQLLQASGEKNPQQKLRFDSKNGEFRILQVADMHYGNGKSTPCEDVLPQQMSSCSDLNTTAFILRMIHAEKPHLIVFTGDNIFGYDATDAAKSMDTAFAPAISSNIPWAAILGNHDQESTLSREGVMKHIVGMKNTLSQLNPREFPDIDGFGNYNLEVHGTEGSELANKSVLNLYFLDSGDYSTVPSRIPGYGWIKPSQQLWFQRTSKKLKKTYMYNSSAKKAPAPGLAYFHIPLPEYASFDSSNFTGVRQEGISSASINSGFFTTMVEAGDVKAVFTGHDHINDFCGKLMDINLCYAGGFGYHAYGKDGWSRRARMVAVSLEKTGKGGWGAVKSIKTWKRLDDEHLTIIDSQVLWSKSSAGTRRKKPIGHQ